One stretch of Oceanipulchritudo coccoides DNA includes these proteins:
- a CDS encoding 6-phosphofructokinase — translation MAEELTGNVLVAQSGGPTAVINASLAGVIEEALNHGCIEEIYGGLNGIQGILQERLIDLAEEPQQAIRGLRHTPASALGTCRYKLRKDADVERIVEVFKAHDIRYFFYIGGNDSQDTADRISKHAAASGWEMRVIGIPKTVDNDLVVTDHTPGYGSVIKNVAATVRELACDAESMGQNDLVYILEVMGRSAGWIAAGATLAKRRDYPNDPPHLIYLPEVAFETNKFLDDVSDVLKKEKYCLIVVGEGLVDTDGNYISTSSAGQDSFGHSQLGGAGDYLKGLIDQHFSGLKTRSFRPGHAQRASAVNASATDNEEAYLVGKAAVEAALNGETDKMVTLTRGDSDSYVCETGLADLSEIANGIKPLPASWINEDGVSLSYQFVKYASPLIQGEAKIPYDSGLPHFVKLGKVHVERVLPTYEIEV, via the coding sequence ATGGCTGAAGAACTGACAGGAAACGTATTGGTAGCGCAGAGCGGTGGTCCCACCGCGGTGATTAACGCCAGCTTGGCTGGAGTGATCGAGGAGGCGCTGAATCATGGCTGCATTGAGGAAATCTATGGCGGGCTGAACGGGATTCAGGGAATCCTCCAGGAGCGCTTGATTGATCTCGCGGAAGAGCCCCAGCAGGCGATCCGCGGGCTGCGCCATACTCCGGCATCCGCCCTTGGCACCTGCCGCTACAAGCTTCGCAAGGATGCGGACGTGGAACGCATTGTGGAAGTCTTCAAGGCACATGATATCCGCTATTTCTTCTACATTGGCGGAAATGATTCCCAGGACACCGCTGACCGGATTTCCAAGCATGCTGCTGCCTCGGGCTGGGAAATGCGCGTAATCGGTATTCCGAAGACGGTCGATAACGACCTTGTCGTGACCGACCACACTCCGGGCTACGGCTCCGTGATCAAGAATGTCGCCGCCACCGTTCGTGAGCTGGCTTGCGATGCGGAATCAATGGGCCAGAACGATCTCGTCTATATTCTCGAGGTGATGGGCCGCTCAGCCGGTTGGATTGCCGCCGGGGCCACACTGGCCAAACGCCGTGATTACCCGAATGATCCGCCCCACTTGATTTATCTTCCGGAGGTTGCCTTCGAAACGAACAAGTTCCTCGATGACGTCTCGGATGTCCTCAAGAAGGAAAAATACTGCCTGATCGTTGTTGGCGAGGGCCTTGTCGACACAGATGGCAATTACATCTCCACTTCCTCGGCCGGGCAGGACAGCTTCGGGCATTCACAGCTTGGCGGGGCAGGGGATTACCTCAAGGGATTGATCGACCAGCACTTCAGCGGCCTCAAGACACGCTCTTTCCGTCCGGGTCATGCGCAGCGGGCTTCCGCTGTCAACGCATCCGCCACGGACAACGAAGAAGCTTATCTCGTGGGCAAGGCTGCGGTCGAGGCGGCTCTCAATGGCGAGACCGATAAGATGGTCACGCTGACCCGCGGCGATTCTGATTCCTACGTTTGTGAAACAGGCCTCGCTGACTTGAGTGAGATTGCCAATGGCATCAAGCCGCTTCCGGCATCGTGGATCAATGAGGACGGCGTATCGCTCAGCTATCAGTTTGTGAAGTACGCTTCCCCGCTCATCCAGGGCGAGGCGAAGATTCCTTATGACAGCGGTCTCCCGCACTTTGTGAAGCTGGGCAAGGTCCACGTGGAACGTGTCCTGCCAACTTACGAGATCGAGGTCTGA
- the rarD gene encoding EamA family transporter RarD, producing MFYSSHTRGLAAIILAYSIWGLFPVYWKLLGRISPTELLFIRLILTSLSCLLLLPLRGSWKDFRAAWQDRQQLATSLFTAILLSGNWFAFIWAVNNGRVMESSLGYFLCPLVSVLLGRVIEHEHLGVRRWLAVGLAAAGVGTLVIIAGRLPLAAICIALTWGGYAVMKKRTTLGPVVGLGMETSLLAPVSAVILLIMAFQGPLTITTAPSAALGFLTTAGFLTAAPLLLFAFAAQRIRLSTMGMGQYIVPSAHLGLAVLYGEPVTGGVLAGFALIWCGLVVYSLPQRKRGTASEKGV from the coding sequence ATGTTCTACTCCTCCCACACCCGCGGCCTCGCCGCCATCATTCTGGCCTATTCCATCTGGGGGCTCTTTCCCGTGTATTGGAAGCTCCTGGGGAGGATTTCGCCGACTGAGCTCCTGTTTATTCGCCTGATCCTGACCTCCCTGAGCTGCCTGCTTCTGCTCCCTCTGCGTGGCAGCTGGAAGGATTTCCGGGCGGCCTGGCAAGACCGGCAGCAGCTGGCAACAAGCCTTTTCACGGCAATCCTGCTCTCCGGCAACTGGTTTGCCTTCATTTGGGCCGTGAACAACGGGCGCGTCATGGAATCCAGCCTGGGCTACTTTCTTTGCCCCTTGGTGAGTGTCCTCCTTGGGCGGGTGATCGAGCATGAACACCTTGGCGTGCGGCGCTGGCTGGCGGTCGGACTGGCCGCGGCCGGGGTCGGGACCCTCGTGATAATTGCCGGCAGGCTTCCGCTTGCGGCAATCTGCATTGCCCTCACCTGGGGTGGCTACGCCGTCATGAAAAAGCGCACAACGCTGGGTCCGGTAGTCGGCCTTGGCATGGAAACTTCCCTTCTGGCACCAGTTTCAGCCGTGATCCTGCTCATCATGGCCTTTCAGGGGCCGCTGACCATCACGACCGCTCCATCCGCGGCACTCGGCTTCCTGACCACCGCCGGATTCCTGACGGCGGCCCCGCTGTTGCTCTTTGCCTTTGCGGCCCAGCGAATCCGCCTTAGCACGATGGGAATGGGCCAATATATCGTTCCCTCAGCCCATCTGGGCCTGGCTGTGCTTTACGGTGAGCCGGTGACGGGTGGCGTCCTCGCCGGCTTTGCCCTGATTTGGTGCGGGCTGGTTGTCTACAGCCTGCCGCAGAGGAAGCGTGGCACAGCCTCTGAAAAAGGCGTTTGA
- a CDS encoding RidA family protein yields MTPIERTLAEKGITLPDPPAPKGNYLPYRISGNQLILSGVLAVENGNIRYAGKVGDGQTVEEGYVAARLCALNALAAIKGALGSLDRVTQFLLVNGFVNAVPGFAESPQVINGASDFLVEVFGDAGKHARAAVAVTGLPLGSTVELQISVEFD; encoded by the coding sequence ATGACACCCATCGAACGGACGCTCGCTGAAAAAGGAATCACCTTGCCCGATCCGCCGGCACCCAAGGGAAATTACCTTCCGTACCGGATTTCCGGAAACCAACTGATCCTCTCCGGCGTTTTGGCAGTTGAGAATGGAAACATCCGCTATGCCGGCAAAGTGGGCGATGGACAGACTGTCGAGGAGGGATATGTGGCCGCCCGGCTCTGCGCCTTGAATGCCCTCGCCGCCATCAAGGGCGCTTTGGGATCGCTGGATCGGGTCACCCAATTCCTGCTCGTCAACGGCTTCGTAAATGCGGTCCCGGGCTTTGCAGAAAGTCCGCAGGTGATCAACGGGGCCAGCGATTTCCTTGTGGAGGTCTTTGGCGATGCGGGCAAGCATGCCCGTGCAGCTGTAGCGGTGACAGGACTACCGCTTGGCTCAACCGTGGAACTGCAGATTTCCGTGGAATTTGATTAA
- a CDS encoding bile acid:sodium symporter family protein encodes MGTLVQLLRKNGFILALLGAVVVAFLIPQAGAPDGPLHAGLLSKAGVMVIFFLQGLSLKTRQLAHGLRDLRIHGFVQAWIFLLSPIVLISAGLAMRALSINELAGGFFYLALIPTTISSAVAFTSAANGNVAAAIFNTTLSNVIGVFWVPTGCLLVFSTGGGFQGELIGPLLLKLAWLILLPLIAGQLIRPLVYQRDWFGRISPGFKLINHGIILFIVFTAFSKSVLNDIWSHVAPASIVILLMLTLLSVLMIHGAVWISSGWFFKSSSDRNAALFCGSQKTLAAGAPMAVAIFATNGHLGDVNLSLILLPLLCYHPMQLFLAAFLLPRLTR; translated from the coding sequence ATGGGAACACTCGTCCAGTTACTTCGGAAGAACGGCTTTATCCTTGCCCTGCTAGGGGCGGTGGTGGTGGCGTTCCTGATTCCGCAGGCTGGCGCCCCTGATGGCCCGCTCCATGCGGGACTGCTGAGCAAGGCCGGAGTGATGGTCATCTTCTTTCTGCAGGGGCTCTCACTGAAGACCCGGCAACTGGCGCATGGCCTGCGGGATCTGCGCATCCATGGATTTGTCCAGGCATGGATTTTCCTTCTATCGCCGATCGTCCTGATCTCGGCCGGCCTCGCGATGCGGGCCTTGTCCATAAACGAGCTGGCGGGCGGGTTCTTTTATCTGGCCCTGATCCCGACGACCATCTCCAGCGCAGTCGCCTTCACCAGTGCGGCCAACGGCAATGTCGCGGCAGCCATTTTCAATACGACCCTGTCAAATGTCATCGGCGTCTTCTGGGTCCCCACCGGGTGCCTGCTGGTCTTCTCAACTGGTGGAGGTTTCCAGGGCGAGCTCATCGGTCCGTTACTGCTGAAGCTGGCATGGCTGATCCTCCTGCCCTTGATCGCCGGGCAGCTCATTCGTCCCCTCGTTTACCAACGCGACTGGTTTGGCCGCATATCCCCGGGATTCAAGCTGATCAACCACGGGATTATCCTCTTTATTGTCTTCACCGCCTTTTCAAAGAGCGTCCTCAATGATATCTGGAGCCATGTTGCTCCCGCATCCATTGTCATCCTGCTCATGCTGACCCTGCTATCTGTCCTGATGATTCATGGCGCGGTATGGATTTCGAGCGGCTGGTTCTTCAAATCCTCTTCCGACCGGAATGCCGCCCTCTTCTGTGGCTCGCAGAAGACGCTTGCCGCGGGCGCCCCGATGGCGGTCGCCATCTTTGCTACAAACGGACACCTCGGCGATGTGAACCTGAGCCTGATCCTCCTGCCGCTCCTCTGCTACCATCCGATGCAGCTCTTTCTGGCGGCTTTTCTTCTCCCGCGGCTCACCCGGTAA
- a CDS encoding FmdB family zinc ribbon protein has translation MPLFEYTCEDCHQRSELLINGQTEPECPECGSKKMHKEFSTFATSGETHGSASGSGHQHSPGCGCCMGPQGSCGLN, from the coding sequence ATGCCATTATTCGAATACACCTGCGAGGATTGCCACCAGCGATCGGAACTCCTCATCAATGGCCAGACTGAGCCTGAATGTCCGGAGTGTGGCAGCAAGAAGATGCATAAGGAATTTTCCACTTTCGCAACCAGCGGTGAGACCCATGGGAGCGCCTCCGGATCAGGGCACCAGCATTCACCGGGTTGCGGTTGCTGCATGGGGCCTCAGGGATCTTGCGGGCTCAATTAA
- a CDS encoding tetratricopeptide repeat protein: MRLPAFLLCLLALSLSACRSPAPQQGSQSSESLSLLEERLLETIEMEARLEEEAAMPGADKREIQRLFQRVAREYEGIIARNPDNLESRLLYGKLLMRYGDGTGARNQFLNAARIEPDVAVIHQQLSTFYAEERDYTRALAYALNAIEIEPETAIYHFGLGQLLAAFREEFITEQVFTGYKLDSEMLKSFKTACELEPDTLPFQFRYGEAFYDVDGPDWQLALEHWEFLSVHPGLTQLQQDAVRLHQARCLVELGQTKAAQEKIDAVKSPELQPSAAAILTPES; this comes from the coding sequence ATGCGCTTACCTGCTTTCCTACTCTGTCTGTTGGCCTTGAGCCTGTCTGCCTGCCGGAGCCCCGCTCCGCAGCAGGGCAGCCAATCCAGCGAGTCCCTGAGCCTCCTGGAGGAGCGCTTGCTTGAGACCATCGAAATGGAAGCCCGGCTCGAGGAGGAAGCGGCAATGCCGGGAGCGGATAAACGGGAAATTCAGCGGCTGTTCCAGCGAGTCGCGCGCGAGTACGAGGGGATTATTGCCCGCAATCCCGACAACCTCGAATCAAGGCTCTTGTACGGCAAGCTCCTGATGCGTTACGGCGATGGAACCGGTGCCCGAAACCAGTTCCTGAACGCGGCGAGGATCGAGCCCGATGTGGCGGTCATCCACCAGCAACTGAGCACATTTTATGCCGAGGAACGCGATTACACGCGCGCCCTCGCCTATGCCCTGAATGCCATCGAGATTGAGCCGGAGACCGCCATCTACCATTTCGGGCTGGGTCAGCTTCTGGCCGCCTTCAGGGAAGAATTTATCACCGAACAGGTCTTCACGGGATACAAACTCGATTCCGAAATGCTCAAGTCCTTCAAAACGGCCTGTGAGCTGGAGCCAGACACCCTGCCCTTTCAATTCCGGTACGGCGAAGCGTTTTACGATGTCGACGGCCCGGACTGGCAGCTTGCCCTCGAACACTGGGAATTCCTCTCTGTCCATCCCGGGTTGACTCAGCTTCAACAGGATGCTGTCCGCCTCCATCAAGCGCGTTGCCTCGTCGAGCTTGGGCAAACAAAGGCTGCTCAAGAAAAAATCGATGCCGTCAAGTCACCCGAGCTTCAACCATCCGCAGCCGCGATCCTGACACCCGAATCCTAA
- a CDS encoding energy transducer TonB translates to MSRLSLWSLTLATLASASPVFAIESADSEGTPPPVLEQPLYLNVPRDLWHLSTSWDVGKIRLRIGPEGKVVDWVPLELPHFKLVETIDKALKHARFTKPLVDGEPATIDMAATIPLRDVIGSIVLSVNIAEHIESRMAMYMSDQFKLVVSQHSELDEPVRLISTGEAFSVKDDNGVPLSGTVKVDLYVDPDGFPRMMVPDETANPYLAQAAIMTIANMRFTPPRRNGHPTVTKVRLPVVVGN, encoded by the coding sequence ATGAGTAGGCTTTCCTTATGGAGTCTCACGCTGGCGACGCTTGCCTCTGCTTCACCTGTTTTTGCCATTGAATCCGCCGATTCTGAAGGCACTCCTCCCCCCGTCCTTGAACAGCCCCTTTACCTGAATGTTCCTCGTGATTTGTGGCACCTGAGTACCTCATGGGATGTTGGAAAGATACGCCTGCGGATTGGTCCCGAGGGGAAGGTAGTCGACTGGGTCCCACTCGAGCTCCCGCATTTCAAGTTAGTCGAGACGATAGACAAAGCCCTCAAGCACGCCCGGTTCACAAAGCCTCTTGTCGATGGCGAACCCGCCACGATCGACATGGCGGCAACTATTCCGCTGCGTGACGTGATTGGCAGCATCGTCCTCTCCGTCAACATTGCTGAGCACATCGAGAGCCGGATGGCGATGTATATGTCGGATCAGTTTAAGCTCGTCGTGAGCCAGCATTCCGAGCTCGACGAGCCCGTCCGGCTGATTTCGACCGGGGAGGCTTTTTCGGTCAAGGATGATAATGGCGTACCGCTTTCAGGAACAGTCAAAGTGGACCTCTATGTCGATCCGGATGGCTTTCCTCGGATGATGGTTCCTGACGAGACGGCCAACCCCTATCTAGCCCAAGCCGCTATCATGACCATTGCAAATATGCGGTTTACTCCTCCCCGGCGCAACGGACACCCCACCGTGACCAAGGTCCGCCTGCCCGTCGTGGTGGGCAATTAG
- a CDS encoding prolyl oligopeptidase family serine peptidase, which translates to MFTRSMFSLGLLACLPATLALPLQLTGTIPVPYPETPVREVVHEYGTVRLPDSFAWLEEDETPEVEAWFRAQNQFARERIGEMPGRKEIFERIQEIDTAKTVQIYSFGRAAERYFYLKREVDEEVGSLYYRDGIESEGRLIIDPSEFIDDDGVHAIDGYSPSYDGSLVAVQIAPGGSEIPNVYIFDVETGEPRDVMIPRIRGGIVWLEDQSGFFYRQLREGYLDEDPVERYKRTPSKFHRLGDNPENDRILASYDDRPTPGLGPVDGVYVYNYPETNHTFAYVSHGVDRAFSLYYAEDVDLDSDAQIDWKEICTREDRIEDFALSKESIFLLSSKDAPRRMILKGDIEDFSKDQLEVILPESDKVLTGLSFLGERLYATGMQGGIDFIMTHDPREPESGFKEIELPLIGRVTMLRNDYRENDVFISLTSWERAPAYYRYDPDNGSVSLSSLRPLGPFDAPEGLVTKRVLVQSHDGVEVPLTIIHKDSLELDGTNPTILYGYGAYGISMRPSFGPTRLAWLERGGVFTVAHVRGGGEFGKEWHDGGLIETKRNSWLDLHACAEYLIDEGYTSASHLGAMGGSMGGVLVGRAVTSRPELYGAIVSSVGNHNPVRNHRRANGPANYPEYGNPLDPEEFPYVLAMDSYFAVRDGIQYPPVLLTSGYNDSRVDPWMPGKMAARLQQADPEGGPFFMRVEFEAGHGGVARSDVWEEQADVYTFLFWALSDRPE; encoded by the coding sequence ATGTTTACTAGATCTATGTTTTCCCTTGGCCTGCTGGCTTGCCTGCCAGCGACTCTTGCCCTGCCCTTACAGTTGACTGGTACTATCCCTGTTCCCTATCCGGAAACCCCGGTCCGGGAAGTCGTGCACGAGTACGGAACCGTGCGCCTGCCGGATTCCTTTGCATGGTTGGAGGAGGATGAGACACCGGAGGTGGAGGCGTGGTTTCGGGCACAGAACCAGTTTGCCCGTGAGCGCATTGGAGAAATGCCGGGACGCAAGGAAATCTTTGAACGCATTCAGGAAATCGACACCGCGAAAACCGTTCAGATCTACAGCTTTGGCCGTGCCGCAGAGCGGTATTTCTATTTAAAACGTGAAGTTGATGAAGAGGTGGGCAGCCTCTATTATCGCGACGGAATCGAGAGTGAAGGGCGGCTCATTATCGATCCATCTGAATTTATTGATGATGATGGCGTTCATGCGATCGACGGCTATTCCCCCAGCTATGACGGGTCACTTGTCGCCGTGCAAATTGCTCCCGGCGGTTCGGAGATTCCCAATGTGTATATCTTCGATGTGGAGACAGGTGAGCCGCGCGATGTCATGATACCGCGTATCCGGGGCGGAATTGTCTGGTTGGAGGACCAAAGCGGCTTTTTCTATCGGCAGCTCCGCGAGGGATACCTCGATGAAGATCCGGTCGAGCGGTACAAGCGCACGCCTTCCAAGTTTCATCGCCTCGGGGACAATCCTGAAAATGACCGGATCCTGGCTTCCTACGATGACCGTCCAACTCCCGGGCTTGGGCCTGTGGACGGCGTCTACGTCTACAATTACCCGGAAACAAACCACACCTTCGCCTATGTCTCGCACGGGGTGGATCGCGCCTTCTCCCTCTATTATGCCGAGGATGTGGACCTCGATTCAGATGCTCAGATTGACTGGAAAGAAATTTGCACCCGGGAGGACCGCATCGAGGATTTTGCCCTGAGTAAGGAGTCAATCTTTCTCCTCAGCTCAAAGGATGCGCCGCGCCGGATGATTCTCAAGGGCGATATCGAGGACTTCAGCAAGGATCAGCTCGAGGTGATCCTGCCTGAGTCCGACAAGGTCCTTACAGGTCTCTCATTTTTGGGTGAAAGGCTCTACGCCACCGGCATGCAGGGCGGTATCGATTTTATCATGACACACGATCCCCGCGAACCCGAGTCGGGATTCAAGGAGATCGAGCTTCCCTTGATCGGACGTGTGACAATGCTTCGCAACGATTACCGTGAAAATGATGTCTTCATCAGCTTGACCTCATGGGAACGCGCACCTGCCTATTATCGCTATGACCCGGACAACGGGTCGGTGAGCCTCAGCTCCCTGCGTCCGCTCGGGCCGTTTGATGCGCCTGAGGGGTTGGTCACCAAACGCGTCCTTGTGCAATCCCACGACGGAGTGGAAGTGCCCCTGACGATCATCCACAAGGATTCCCTTGAGCTTGATGGAACCAATCCCACGATCCTCTACGGATACGGGGCCTACGGAATTTCGATGAGACCATCCTTTGGTCCAACCCGCTTGGCCTGGCTTGAACGTGGAGGCGTTTTCACAGTGGCCCACGTGCGCGGGGGTGGTGAATTTGGGAAGGAATGGCATGATGGCGGACTCATTGAGACGAAGCGCAACAGCTGGCTCGACCTGCACGCCTGCGCGGAATACCTGATCGATGAAGGCTACACCTCCGCATCCCACCTTGGGGCAATGGGCGGCAGCATGGGCGGCGTCCTCGTGGGGCGGGCCGTGACGTCAAGGCCCGAGCTGTATGGCGCCATCGTCTCGAGCGTCGGCAACCACAATCCTGTCCGCAACCACCGCCGGGCCAATGGTCCTGCCAACTATCCGGAATACGGGAATCCCCTCGATCCGGAAGAATTTCCCTACGTGCTTGCCATGGACAGCTACTTCGCGGTTCGAGATGGCATCCAGTATCCGCCCGTTTTACTCACTTCAGGCTACAACGATTCCCGCGTCGATCCGTGGATGCCCGGCAAGATGGCCGCTCGCCTTCAACAGGCGGATCCCGAGGGAGGCCCGTTCTTCATGCGGGTTGAGTTTGAGGCAGGCCACGGGGGCGTGGCTCGTTCGGATGTTTGGGAAGAGCAGGCGGATGTGTATACTTTCCTCTTCTGGGCACTCAGCGACAGGCCCGAATAG
- a CDS encoding DUF4139 domain-containing protein yields MNIRISTTLLILIIVASPLLAHATESALKAVEIYPSGAAVTREVILQAGSGDFVSIELEGLPSSLMPSSVQISPLDDAGLRIGGFTFLPNENPVEPDDPRTIEEREALKTIDEQLRDIRLERQGIESRISHYTGMAESLRKSLSEKADTEAFDLAVKIWANVESVTQEGEVQLGDLTERESDLKIARRVAQKELDEKVDSLRKKAGVLRFDVRGDLQEGSRLALKYQVREAGWNPVYEIRAVPAKGTLEWIYKARIWQQSGEDWNGVAASLKSASALYSSGLPELPPLYLEHMEYRPMARKMMDSVSYAAGAPVEMEAMQQAEPESTTASFFIKLPESLTIASGKGPVVREAFTGSLKAEFWSEAAPQLSTDAWLMAGTTNDLGWPVLPGEAYAYIDGQLVSRKNLSGIPAGEDIEFALGKNEKIAIERHERKRKSSEGGLIDRTKRHEIKYETVVTNRMPVAHRVVLQDRFPVGRDNKIQVRIQSPKDVEPEEGTGLFKWERTLDPGAKGVLKTEYTVLYPAEWNIHPKP; encoded by the coding sequence ATGAATATACGAATTAGCACCACCCTTCTTATTTTAATAATCGTTGCTTCACCCCTTTTGGCACATGCGACAGAGAGTGCCCTCAAGGCGGTTGAGATCTACCCGTCGGGCGCGGCTGTCACGAGGGAAGTCATTCTTCAGGCAGGTTCAGGAGATTTTGTGTCAATCGAGCTGGAGGGGCTTCCATCCTCATTGATGCCGTCATCGGTCCAGATCAGCCCGCTCGACGATGCGGGCCTGCGCATCGGGGGCTTTACCTTCCTGCCAAATGAAAACCCGGTCGAGCCGGATGACCCACGGACCATTGAGGAGCGGGAGGCGTTGAAGACTATCGACGAGCAGCTCCGTGATATACGACTGGAACGACAGGGAATTGAGTCGCGAATTTCCCACTACACCGGAATGGCTGAAAGCCTGCGAAAGTCCCTTTCGGAAAAGGCTGACACGGAGGCCTTTGACCTCGCAGTCAAGATCTGGGCAAACGTCGAATCTGTCACACAGGAGGGAGAGGTGCAGCTGGGCGACTTGACCGAGCGGGAGAGTGATCTGAAAATTGCCCGCCGGGTGGCCCAGAAGGAACTGGATGAGAAAGTCGATTCCCTCCGCAAAAAAGCCGGTGTCTTGCGCTTTGATGTGCGGGGCGACCTGCAGGAAGGGTCCCGGTTGGCATTGAAATACCAAGTCCGCGAAGCCGGATGGAATCCTGTCTATGAAATCCGGGCGGTGCCAGCGAAAGGAACGCTTGAATGGATTTACAAGGCACGGATCTGGCAGCAATCAGGCGAAGATTGGAACGGGGTTGCGGCCTCCCTTAAATCAGCCAGCGCACTCTATTCATCCGGTCTGCCCGAATTGCCACCGCTTTATCTCGAACACATGGAATACCGGCCAATGGCCCGGAAAATGATGGATTCGGTCAGTTACGCGGCAGGCGCGCCTGTGGAAATGGAAGCAATGCAACAGGCCGAGCCGGAATCCACAACGGCTAGTTTTTTCATCAAACTCCCGGAATCCCTGACCATCGCATCCGGAAAGGGACCGGTGGTGCGGGAGGCTTTCACCGGTAGTCTGAAGGCCGAATTCTGGTCGGAGGCGGCGCCACAACTATCCACGGACGCATGGCTCATGGCTGGAACAACCAATGACTTGGGTTGGCCAGTCCTTCCCGGTGAGGCGTACGCCTACATTGACGGACAGCTGGTATCACGAAAGAACCTGTCCGGAATTCCAGCCGGGGAAGATATCGAGTTTGCCCTTGGAAAGAACGAGAAGATTGCCATCGAGCGGCATGAACGTAAGCGCAAGAGTTCTGAGGGCGGTTTGATTGACCGTACCAAACGGCATGAGATCAAATACGAAACAGTCGTCACCAACCGGATGCCGGTCGCGCACCGGGTGGTCTTGCAGGACCGCTTCCCGGTAGGGCGCGACAACAAGATCCAGGTCCGCATACAAAGCCCGAAGGATGTCGAACCCGAAGAGGGCACGGGTCTCTTCAAATGGGAGCGCACACTTGATCCCGGAGCCAAGGGTGTACTGAAAACTGAATACACAGTCCTTTATCCGGCTGAATGGAACATACATCCGAAACCTTGA
- a CDS encoding MarR family winged helix-turn-helix transcriptional regulator encodes MTKIYANSGTHLFLLFWKASYSVMQYDEASVARAGFSSLSDFAVLEVLLHKGSLPVNIIGEKVLLTSGSITTAVQRLEKKGLVRRERGAEDGRVVLVHLTESGRNRIEEAFALHAADLDQLFEAFDESERESFAALTRKIGERAARLM; translated from the coding sequence ATGACTAAAATCTACGCCAATTCGGGGACGCACCTGTTTCTTCTCTTCTGGAAAGCATCGTATTCGGTGATGCAGTATGACGAGGCCAGCGTGGCCCGGGCGGGGTTCAGCTCACTCTCGGATTTCGCGGTCCTGGAGGTGCTTTTGCACAAGGGCTCACTGCCCGTTAACATCATCGGGGAGAAGGTCTTGCTGACCAGCGGCTCCATCACGACGGCCGTCCAGCGTCTGGAAAAGAAGGGCCTCGTCAGGCGGGAACGGGGAGCGGAAGACGGCCGGGTCGTCCTGGTCCACCTGACGGAAAGCGGCAGAAACCGGATCGAGGAGGCCTTTGCCCTCCATGCGGCCGACCTCGACCAGCTCTTTGAGGCATTTGACGAATCCGAGCGCGAATCCTTCGCTGCCCTCACCCGGAAAATCGGGGAGCGGGCCGCCCGGTTGATGTAG
- a CDS encoding pirin family protein gives MKTHQKNKQITRSGERMRSRFEWLDSRHSFSFGGHHDPERMGFGPLRVVNDDIVAPEGGFPAHPHRDMEIVSIVLEGQLQHQDSLGNGRVIRAGDVQYMSAGAGVVHSEFNPSADEPVHFMQIWIEPKAKGLEPKYADQPLVGAEDDEWSLILSPDGRDGSIEIRQDATLRTVRLKPGSTIGHETAGTGRGLWLFVVEGTVLSDGETYAAGDTVALSGTSGISIKNTGAEPAKVLLFDLPV, from the coding sequence ATGAAAACACACCAAAAGAACAAACAAATCACGCGCTCCGGGGAGCGCATGCGGAGCCGCTTTGAGTGGCTGGACAGCCGTCACAGCTTCAGCTTTGGGGGGCATCATGATCCTGAGCGGATGGGCTTCGGGCCGCTGCGGGTGGTGAATGACGACATTGTGGCTCCTGAGGGCGGTTTTCCGGCCCACCCTCACCGGGACATGGAGATTGTGAGTATTGTTCTTGAAGGGCAGCTGCAGCATCAGGACAGCCTGGGGAACGGCCGGGTGATCCGGGCGGGGGACGTCCAGTACATGAGTGCGGGAGCCGGGGTAGTGCACAGCGAATTCAATCCCTCGGCGGACGAGCCAGTGCACTTCATGCAGATCTGGATCGAGCCCAAGGCGAAAGGACTTGAGCCGAAGTATGCGGATCAACCGCTCGTTGGAGCGGAAGATGATGAATGGAGCCTGATCCTATCGCCGGACGGGCGCGATGGATCAATTGAAATCCGACAGGATGCGACACTGCGGACCGTTCGCCTGAAGCCGGGGAGTACAATCGGTCACGAAACGGCAGGAACCGGACGCGGACTGTGGCTCTTTGTGGTCGAGGGAACGGTCTTGAGCGACGGAGAGACCTATGCGGCGGGGGACACAGTCGCGCTGAGCGGGACCAGCGGGATATCGATCAAAAATACTGGCGCCGAACCGGCCAAGGTCCTCCTTTTCGACCTACCGGTTTGA